ATGTCCACGATGAGAACAAATTCCTGGCTGTGATGCATAGATACCGGTTGAAAACCTGGCTTAAGGAGATTGTAATCTATTACGGTTCGCAGATCAAAGGGATCTTTCAGATATTCCCCCCGATCGTATATAAGAAAAAACTAAGCATGGGAGATATCCTCTGCAGGGCGTCATACCACGACGTGCTCTTCGCCCCTACCGATCAGTTGATGATCAGATTCTACTCATCACCCCTTCAGCTGATAAGACCACATTTGCGGGATCGAGAGGGGATGCTTACCTTCCAAGTATCGGAATTCTTGAACCTGATGGAAACCGCCAGCATCTATAAAACGCTCCTGCGCCCTGAGGAACAGGAGATGGTCAAAGAGCTGCTGAACATAGGGGATCCGGCGGAGCAAAGGTTTTATTGGGGACGCTTACAGGGGTTCCTGAGCCAGAAGGCAAAAGACATGCTCGAGGCGTGGAAGATGAGAAGGTGGCCTAAAAGTCGAATTCAACTGCTATATGAGCTTATCAACTATGTGGAATTTTCTACAACGGATTAACCTCATACGATATCTCGTGGTGTGGCGCGTCAACGGTGCATTGGCCAGGATTCCCAGATGCTTCTCCAAGGATATATCTTTGCTCCTGGCTAATATCATCGCCGAACGCCTTCCCTCCGGCGAAGCAACATCATGGCGTAAGATGCTGAACATCTGGGATAAATATGAGAAGAGCAGGGGTCGAAAGGATGTTCCTCCCATTAAAATGCCCGAAAGATTATGGCCGGTGGAATCCGTCATCTTCGTCTATCCAGGCAAAACGGCCTATGGAAGGGAGGAGCTGATATTCTGGGAGCTGAAACTTATGGGCAGAGATGCAAACCACGACATCTTCTTGGAGGTGATCCTGCCCGCTATGGAGGAGGCGAGCCGAACCACCGATCCGAAATGGTATCGCCCGAACAGGATATGGGGACGGTTCGACATCCATTCCATCTTCGTCGCCCGTGGAAACCATTGGGACCCCTTGGTAAGGGAAGGGAGGTTAAATCTGCGTTATCGCGTGACGCCGCTTCAATGGCTCGAGGGGACCGATTTCAACATCTCGCCGAGGTATATACCCGGCGATCAGATCCTCCTATCATGGCTTACACCGTTTGATCTTAAGGGCAACTATATTCCCCTCCGAGAGGGAGAGGCTCCACCGCTGGAAGCAATACCGACCATGCGCGATATCATAAACTCGCTGCTCTTAAGGCTGGAGATGATCATCTTAAACAGAAAAGTCCCGACAGGTGAATTACAAAAGGCCCTGGACAGGGAGGATATCGGGGCCGTCGAAAAGATTCTAAACCACCCGGATTGCCCTCCTATATTTCATGACCTTAAATCAGTTCCAGAGGAATGGCCGGGGTACTGGTCGGGATATCAGATCTTCTCGGCTATGCCCGCCGAATTCGCCCCATATCTCGAGCTGGCCTCTATACTCCATGTAGGCAAATATACTCATTTCGGTTGTGGTACTTTTTCCATCACTGTAAAATCCTAACCCGCTCCGTAAGCAACCCCTGTCGTCATTTCGTCGTAAGCGACGGATCTCATAACGTCGTGCCGATAGGAATTTATTAGGCCGGTTTTTTCCCGTCTCTTGACTTTGGTGGTGGGCTCTGATACAATAGTCGGCGGAAGTTAACCTTCGAGTTTGCCTGGACGAGCCGAGGGCTCAGGATTGAGATGCGGAGTAGATCGCTTTTTCAGATCAACTATAGAAGCAAGAGCTTTCTAATAGGATACGTCATAATCGTTCTGATGCTCCTCCTGATTCTGTTCCTCTATTACACCAACACCATAGTCAAAAAGCTGGAGCGCGATAGCGAGATGATGGCGCTGTCGCTGGCCGAGTTGGCCGCCTACCTGCCTTCCATAGATGATCAGAGGCTCAGCAATATGGTGAGCCAGATCGTCCGTGATATGATGCGCTCGAACAAGCTTTCATTCGTAATTACGGACAAGCTCACCAATCAGCCTATAATAGCGAGGGGTTTGGATCCCGATCTGGAGGGCAAAATACAGAGGGATGAGCCGTTGAATCCCCAGGAGATAGGCAAGCTTGCACGGATACTGGCCAGGATGGATAGGCTTCATCAGAAGATCCCCACCAGATATGTCATGGAGGATAGGATCATCGTCGGATATATGTACTACGGGGACGTCTCGGCGGATAAGGCCGATAGACTCCCTTTCGTGTTCACGGACGTCAACGGAAATCCGCTTTTCTGGCGGATATGGGGCGAGTTTAAGACGGCTGGCGATGCACCTCAGGAGGTTGCAAGGGCGAAGGCATTCGTCAGGGATGCCAGGGAACACGATCGATCGGTTGCCGTGCAGATAAACCCCGGATATCGAGAGGGATATTTCCATTACTCCATAGGCAGGTATAACGAATTGCTGGTGATGCCTTTCCTGCAGACCGTCCTGATAACCGGATTTCTGGGAATGGGTTTCTGGATGTACCGCCGGTCGAAACAGGCCGAACAGACAGCTATATGGGGTGGGCTGGCTCGCGAAACCGCCCATCAGCTCGGAACACCTATATCATCCCTAATGGGTTGGGCGGAGATGCTCACCGAGAAACTCAAAGGGGATGAGGAACTAAGCGAGATGCTGGACGAGATGGAGGAGGATCTGGAGCGGCTTCGTAAGGTCACAGCGAGGTTCGGTGAGATAGGCTCTACACCTAAACTGGAGCCGATGAAGATCTCAGATGTGATCCATCAGGCGGTCGAATACTATCGTAAGAGGATCTCATTCCGGAGGAGAAAGGTGGAGATCGTTGAGGATTACGATCCTCAGATTCCCCTGGCGATGATAAACGACGTATTGATGGGGTGGGTGATCGAGAATCTCATCAAGAATTCCCTCGACGCGTTCGATAAAGATATCGGAGTCATAAGGATCAAGACGAAGCACGATCCAAAGCGAAACCAGATCGTCGTGATCTATTCAGATAACGGTAGGGGGATACCTCGTAAGGCCAGGAATAAGATCTTTCAGCCCGGCTATACGACCAAGAAGCATGGCTGGGGGTTGGGTCTTGCGCTGGCTAAGAGAATCGTGGAGGATTACCACGGCGGAAAGCTCTCGCTGGTTGAAACCGGTCCTGGGGGGACTACGTTTCATATAAGGCTGCCGGCCTCGCAGAACGGTTAGGTAAACGATTTAGTCCTTTCGATCGTTTTCTTCCTCCAGAAAAGGAGGGGATGAAAACATGATTAAAGCCAAAAGGGTTCTATGGATAGATGATGAGATTGAATCGTTAAGGTCGCATATTCTGGCTTTGGCCGAGCGGGGATACGAGATCGTTCCGGCATCCAGCGGCGATGATGGGGTGGAGCTCCTGAAGGAGGGTGGATATGATGCCGTGCTGCTCGATCAGATGATGCCCGGCTTGGACGGGATATCCACGCTCGAACGGTTACATCAAGTCGATCCCTCCGTCCCCATCATAATGGTCACTCAGAACAGCGATGAGGGGCTGATAAACGAGGCGCTCGGCCGGAAGATAGATGATTTCCTCGTTAAGCCGCTCAGACCCGAACAGATCGCATCGACGTTGAAGAGGGTTTTGGATCAGGAGAAACTCATTCAGGGCAGTCTACCCCGGGATTATGTGGCGGATTTCGAGAGGATAAGCTCGATGAAGTATCGGGATTTGAGCTGGGAGGATTGGATCGAGATCTATCTCACGTTGGCCCGTTGGGACCTGGAGTTCGATCGCCACCCTCAGGTTGGCTTGAGAGAGACCCATGAGGATCTGAAGCTGGAGTTGAATTCGATCTTCGCCAGATATATCGAGCGCAATTACCTTGAATGGCTGAGAAGTGAGAATCGTCCCGTCCTTTCAGTTGATCTGATCGAAAGATATGTCGCGCCGCTTCTTAGGGAAAGAGAGCAAGTTTTCTTTGTGGTTCTGGATTGTATGAGACTGGATCAATGGTTAGCGATAGAACCCCTGTTGTATCCCTATTTTAACGTTCAGAGGGATTATTATTACTCCATCCTCCCGACGGCCACGCTTTATTCCAGGAATGCGATCTTCAGCGGACTTTTTCCCGGGCAGATAGCGGAGAAGTATCCGCAATACTGGCAGGAGATGCCCGGGGATGAGAAGAGCACGAACCGACATGAGAAAAAGTTTCTTCAGATGAATCTTCAGAGATTAGGGGTTCAGCTTAAGCCCGGGGTACAGTATTTCAAGATATTCGATGTCCGGGGCGGGGAGGAGTATCTCAAACGGGTTTCCTCCTTCAACCGCATCTCCGTGGCGGCCCTGGTGGTTAATTTCATCGATATATTAACGCATAAGCGATCACAATTGGACATCCTCCAGCAGATGGCTCCTGATGAGTCGGCATTTCGCTCTCTGACGAGGACATGGTTCGAGCATTCGACCGTCTTCCAGATCATGAAGATAATGTCGCAGAGGGAAGCTGTGACGATCGTCACATCGGATCACGGCTCCATCCTGGGCAACAGGGCATCGAAGGTATTCGGCAACAGGGACACAACTACCAGCTTGAGGGTCAAGGTGGGGATGAATCTCGGCTGTAACCCCGATGAGGCGTTGCATATAACCGAGCCCAAACGGTATATGCTGCCTCACGACTTCCCGGGCAAAAACTACATCCTCGCTAAGGAGGATTTCTACTTCGTCTACCCCAACCAGTTTCACGAGTACAAGAGGCAATTTAAAGGTGGTTTCCAACATGGGGGAATATCGATGGAAGAGATGATACTCCCGATAGCGATAATGAGGCCCAAGCATGGCTGAAAAACCCTGTTGCCAGGGCGAAATGCTAGAGAAAGCTGGAGGTGCTGCCGATGTAAAGCTGGGAGGCTAAAGACATGACGAAGGAAATACTGGTTTCCGACGACGAGTTTGAGACGAGAGTCGCGTTGCTTGAGAACGGCGTTCTCACGGAGTTTTATTCGGAGAGAAAGGACGAGGTCAGAATTCTCAACAACATCTACAAGGGCAGGGTTAACAGCATCCTGCCTGGAATGCAGGCCGCTTTCGTTGATATCGGCCTTGATCGAAATGCCTTTCTTCATATATCCGATCTTTATAGAACTATAAACGAATTCGGCGAGTTCGTAAACGGATCGTCTAAGACAAAAGAACGAAAAACTATAACCGATCTCCTGAAGCAGGATCAGGAGATCATAGTTCAGGTGGACAAGGAACCCATGGGCATGAAAGGGCCCAGGGTGACTGCCTATATAACCCTGCCCGGCAGGTATCTTGTCTATATGCCCACCTTGGAAAACATCGGCATCTCCAGAAAGATCGAAAATGACTCGGAGCGGAGAAGGCTCAGGACACTGATAATGAAGCTCCGCCCGGATAACAGGGGTTATATCGTCAGAACAGCCGCTGAGGGTAAAAACGAAGAGGTGTTCAGGTCGGAGATCGAATTTCTCAACGATCAGTGGCAGCAGATTCTACGCAAAGCTGATCAGGTTAAAGCCCCGGCGCTCCTACATGAGGACCTCGGCTTGATCTTCAGGGTGGTCAGGGATATCCTCACGGAGGAGGTCTCACAGCTCCTGATTGACTCCAGGGAATCCTATGACAGGGTGATGTCATACGCGGAGAAGCTATTGCCCGAGATGAAGGATCGGATTAAGCTCTACACCGATAAGGAGCCGCTCTTCGAGGCCTATGGGGTGGAAAAGGAGCTCAGAAGGGCACTGAGGCAGAAGATATGGCTCAAGTCCGGCGGCCATATCGTCATAAACGAGACCGAAGCGCTCGTCTCGATAGACGTCAACACCGGTAAATATGTCGGCAAGGAGGACCCCAGCGACACCATACTCAAAACCAATCTCGAGGCGGCTGAGGAGATAGCGAGACAGATAAGGCTGAGGGACCTAGGCGGGATCATAATCATCGATTTCATCGATATGGAGGATAGGAGGCATAAAAGGGAGGTCATAAAAACGCTGGAGGAAAACCTGAAGAGGGATCGATCCAGGTCGAACATATTGAAGTTCACCGAGCTGGGGCTCGTGGAGATGACCAGACAGCGTTCCAAACCCAGCCTCAACACCATGCTCTGCCAGACATGTCCCTATTGTGATGGCTCCGGAATGATACTGTCACAGGATACGATCGTGATCCAGATCTTCAGGGCGGTGAGAAAGGCGAGCAGCAAGATCGAAAGATGCAGGGGGATCAAGGTCATAGCCAACGAGTCGATCGTCGAGAGGAT
This Candidatus Poribacteria bacterium DNA region includes the following protein-coding sequences:
- the cas6 gene encoding CRISPR system precrRNA processing endoribonuclease RAMP protein Cas6, which gives rise to MWNFLQRINLIRYLVVWRVNGALARIPRCFSKDISLLLANIIAERLPSGEATSWRKMLNIWDKYEKSRGRKDVPPIKMPERLWPVESVIFVYPGKTAYGREELIFWELKLMGRDANHDIFLEVILPAMEEASRTTDPKWYRPNRIWGRFDIHSIFVARGNHWDPLVREGRLNLRYRVTPLQWLEGTDFNISPRYIPGDQILLSWLTPFDLKGNYIPLREGEAPPLEAIPTMRDIINSLLLRLEMIILNRKVPTGELQKALDREDIGAVEKILNHPDCPPIFHDLKSVPEEWPGYWSGYQIFSAMPAEFAPYLELASILHVGKYTHFGCGTFSITVKS
- a CDS encoding HAMP domain-containing histidine kinase, producing the protein MRSRSLFQINYRSKSFLIGYVIIVLMLLLILFLYYTNTIVKKLERDSEMMALSLAELAAYLPSIDDQRLSNMVSQIVRDMMRSNKLSFVITDKLTNQPIIARGLDPDLEGKIQRDEPLNPQEIGKLARILARMDRLHQKIPTRYVMEDRIIVGYMYYGDVSADKADRLPFVFTDVNGNPLFWRIWGEFKTAGDAPQEVARAKAFVRDAREHDRSVAVQINPGYREGYFHYSIGRYNELLVMPFLQTVLITGFLGMGFWMYRRSKQAEQTAIWGGLARETAHQLGTPISSLMGWAEMLTEKLKGDEELSEMLDEMEEDLERLRKVTARFGEIGSTPKLEPMKISDVIHQAVEYYRKRISFRRRKVEIVEDYDPQIPLAMINDVLMGWVIENLIKNSLDAFDKDIGVIRIKTKHDPKRNQIVVIYSDNGRGIPRKARNKIFQPGYTTKKHGWGLGLALAKRIVEDYHGGKLSLVETGPGGTTFHIRLPASQNG
- a CDS encoding response regulator — encoded protein: MIKAKRVLWIDDEIESLRSHILALAERGYEIVPASSGDDGVELLKEGGYDAVLLDQMMPGLDGISTLERLHQVDPSVPIIMVTQNSDEGLINEALGRKIDDFLVKPLRPEQIASTLKRVLDQEKLIQGSLPRDYVADFERISSMKYRDLSWEDWIEIYLTLARWDLEFDRHPQVGLRETHEDLKLELNSIFARYIERNYLEWLRSENRPVLSVDLIERYVAPLLREREQVFFVVLDCMRLDQWLAIEPLLYPYFNVQRDYYYSILPTATLYSRNAIFSGLFPGQIAEKYPQYWQEMPGDEKSTNRHEKKFLQMNLQRLGVQLKPGVQYFKIFDVRGGEEYLKRVSSFNRISVAALVVNFIDILTHKRSQLDILQQMAPDESAFRSLTRTWFEHSTVFQIMKIMSQREAVTIVTSDHGSILGNRASKVFGNRDTTTSLRVKVGMNLGCNPDEALHITEPKRYMLPHDFPGKNYILAKEDFYFVYPNQFHEYKRQFKGGFQHGGISMEEMILPIAIMRPKHG
- a CDS encoding Rne/Rng family ribonuclease, which produces MTKEILVSDDEFETRVALLENGVLTEFYSERKDEVRILNNIYKGRVNSILPGMQAAFVDIGLDRNAFLHISDLYRTINEFGEFVNGSSKTKERKTITDLLKQDQEIIVQVDKEPMGMKGPRVTAYITLPGRYLVYMPTLENIGISRKIENDSERRRLRTLIMKLRPDNRGYIVRTAAEGKNEEVFRSEIEFLNDQWQQILRKADQVKAPALLHEDLGLIFRVVRDILTEEVSQLLIDSRESYDRVMSYAEKLLPEMKDRIKLYTDKEPLFEAYGVEKELRRALRQKIWLKSGGHIVINETEALVSIDVNTGKYVGKEDPSDTILKTNLEAAEEIARQIRLRDLGGIIIIDFIDMEDRRHKREVIKTLEENLKRDRSRSNILKFTELGLVEMTRQRSKPSLNTMLCQTCPYCDGSGMILSQDTIVIQIFRAVRKASSKIERCRGIKVIANESIVERIMTRESDKLKKLQDQLGFKIEMEMDPDMHIEDFRLFSLPSGREIFVD